The genomic interval GTAATGGGTTTCAATGGGGACGTTTTTGTCCAAAAGGTCCTGAGTGGAACTATTAactaaatagatttttttaaaggaaatggggatgaaatagtaaaattccaataaaaatacataccTGTGCCAAAATTTATGCAGTTGACATTAATCCAggcaaaatgatgaaaaaaacaaaaatgtaaggtcggattttattaaaaagatcttcatttgtgttacgaagatgaacaaaagtcttacgggtgtggaatgacatgagggtgagtaattaatgacagaattttcattttggggtgaactaaccctttaaacttaaTGAAAAATGTGGCATTGGCAATTAGCtgagttttgttttatattttattttcagttattttacagatttatttgattttatttcagctaacatttatttcaagaaatgaaaacagaactgtttttatttttagtaacaagAATGTGTGTTTCCACAGAAAGAACGCTTTCTGTCGGCAGGCTGGGAAAGTGTAAATGCGCTGGACATGATGATGGTCTACAGCATGCTTCCTCAGGAAGATGTAGCTAGGTACACAAGCCAACACTAAAGTACAGTTGTAATCAAGTGTATATTTATAACTCTACAACCAGGAAGGATTGAGATCAGAATCTCTACAatgactttcttttgttttaCAATCACAGAATTGAACGCCTGGAGTTCTTAGACGAAAAGGAACTTCTCCAACAGCTTCTACAACACTACTGCATCTGCTGGGCCATAAAAGATAAGCTCAGTTTAGGTGAGGCTTCCATTTTACCCAATTAACGTCATTCTAGAGTTTCATGGACAGTTTGACGTCACTTGTAACTAATAGCGGACTTCTCTTTTCAGGCCTTTCACAAATTGGGTTTTAAACAGCAATGGGGACTTGGTTGTAAAAGTTtaatttgaaacaacatgaccAAGAGTCAGAGGACAGGAAGGGGAAGTCATTTATATCTTTATTTCCATTTTGGAGcgcaataaaaatgaagactacTGGCATCAGCGTCTTttcttctgttttgtttgtctCCTTCTGTCTCTCATGTGACGGTGTCTCACTGAAGTGCCATTGTAATTCAGGCCATAGCCATTATTAAACCATTGTGAAACATTCATAAGATCACAAAAATTAATAGCTTAGCTTATTTTGTTAGCTATATGAATGTTAGTAAGCTTCTGTATGAATATTAATGAAGAGTGATGATGAATAAAGACAATTAAGAGTCTGAAGTAAACTTTAATGCATAATTTATTGTTGCACTTTAGGATACCTTTAATTTGAAACCATTTTACACATCTACATTGTGTAATATTAGTCCTTCCAGGATTTTGCAGGagttttttctgatttttgctGCCTAAAATGACTGCATTTGTGACGgcttttctcaaaatttgtgGCAATATACCGGACTAACATTTGAGGGCAGTAGCACTGgtgcctttaaagggttagttcacccaataatgaaaattatgtcatttattactcaccctcatgtcgttccacacctgtaagacctttgtccatcttcggaacacaaattaagatatttttgataaaatccaatggctcagtgagacctccaTCGAATctgtggttcggagtgtgtatcaaactgccaaagtcacgtgatttctgtaaacaaaagaataatagtagttaatagtctcttattgACCTGTTTAGCTGCGCCAATAAaagactattaactactattattctttttaattataggcccactaatgtctaattaaaatgtctacaaatgtataaaactgatcagagatcaggtaaaacctATAGACttgattcatgggttcacagagatcattgccccccagtggtgaaccattgaaatttcaaaatgtttcgaaacacttatgacataacaaagcctcgtttactgaaatcacgtgactttggcagtttgatacacgctccaaaccactgattcgaaacaaaagatttgtaaagcttcgaagctttatgaagcagtgttttacaaattgcccatcactagaaattgttgaataaagtcgttattttgtttttttggtgcacaaaaagtattctcgtcgctttatatcattaaggttgaaccactgtagtcgcatgaactgttttaaatacgtcttagtatctttctgggcactgaaagtgtaaattaacttgctgtcaatggaggcctcagtgagccatcgaattttatcaaaaatatcttaatttgtgttccgaagatgaacgaaggtcttacgggtgtggaacgacatgaaggtgagtaattaatgacagaattttcatttttgggtgaactaaccctttaagttctaaGGTGGCACCAGCTCCTGATTTGGCTGCGCTGTGAGGACTGACAGAAAAGCACTGAGCTTGAGTTTAGATGCagataatattaactttttattattaataaatattaaaaacatatactAGGGTGTGGAAATGGCTTATAAGCCAATAAGTGCGCCTCTTCAGCATCTACTACAGTGGTagtttattgtcttttttatttctaaataagtGTTTGCTTTCCTACATTgtgaaacttttagttttacaaatggggacaaacTATGAAGGATGAATACATGCCAAATGAATACAggacaaataatgttttggacatcacattaaaaataacatttaaattgggcaatatttaaagctttgaagtgctgggaaAAGTTGTGTGAAAGCATTCGAAAACATTAGACCATTTCTGCCACAAGTTATTTCTGTTAGTGTTAGTGGCATGTTTCGCATGGTTTCCAGATTACACAGGGCTGGGAAGAAAGCGCTTGAATTCACCGCAGAATTAATAACATCACTGTGAAATTTTGTGAGAAGCACTCACGTTCGTCGCAGAATTTTCTGTTaaaccacagatatcagatcaaagTTTCCACGTCGGCgctgtttgatctgatatctgtggtttaacagagaattctgcGACGAACGTGAGTGCTTCTCACAAGATTTCACAGTGATGTTATTAATTCTGCGGTAAATTCAAGCGCTTTCTTCACAGCGCTGTGTAGAAATGGTGTCGTGTGATCGAGATAGGCCCCGCTGCTCTGAACTCCTGTCGTGTTGTCAATTATTGGTCCGAGCTGCGCAGCTCAAACGAGTTGACTAAATGCATGTTGCGATGACGTCACGGGAAGTGTCTAAAAGCCCCAAATCTGCTGAAAATCTGCGGCAATTAAGAAAAAATGCAAGCTCCTCCGAATATTGCGGAGTTTGCTTGATTTTGCGATAAATTCAGCAATCGCAGAATCGCGAAACCCTGGAGGGACTGGATCATACTGGGAATATCCTTTGGAATATCCTTGTTACACCAAATTTTCGTAAGCAGcgctaaattaattaatttatttattttttttctggttaaaatgtaggacaaatattcaaaaaatcgaatattaaaaaaaacaacaaaaaaaaaaacattattttactcTAAAAGCTCATTTACGTTTTTGTCATGTCATAGCTTTTCTTCAGACTGTACATACCAAAagattggggtcagtaaaatttctattttttgtttaaagaaattaataattttattcagcaaggatgcattaaattgatcaaaagtgacagtaaagacatttataatgttacaaaggatttctattttaaataaatgctgttcttttgaactttctattcatcaaatagaATCACAGGAgcaaaaatgtatcacggtttccacaaatatattcaggcaatgtttcttgaacaccaaattagcattagaatgatttctgaaggatagtGTAatactaaagactggagtaatgatgctgaaaattcagctttgccatcacaggaataaatgaaattttaaaatatatttaaatagataacagttattttaaatggtaataatatttgactATATAactgtttgtactgtatttttgattaaataaatgcaggccttagtgagcatacactgtaaaaaaaaaaaaatccagcagctatggttgccagaactttaccgtaaaaaaccggcagctgtggttgccagaactttaccgtaaaaaatatggtagcaacgttttaggttttacgggacagcacttagtttactgtctattttactGTTCAAAACcgtataatttaaaggtttatattgtaataattacagttcaaaactgtttattttacataccctaaaaaaattccattaaatttacggtaaaaaaacgTATTTCATGCAATCAActtatataatgttaatttaccaacatacctactaatatctgttttgtatcTTTGTAATACATTGacaaacacagtggtgatgagagtcacatgatgaatcaaagttcatcacaagcagcttttccacaagctgagaaggacaatactaatatatagaaggtgcacacagtgtcattcacacaaacactaaacaccatcatggtaacacacatgaaattttaaaaatgcaataaacattaatttaagaACATTAAATagaacataaaaccctaatgaacaaaactgattagaaaaaaaccaagaagaaacagttatttcaacaaaaatacattgaaGATGTGAAGTGTCACACATGGAATTGTGGGAATTTTAATTTAcgttttcttttgttatttttcacttccaaaaactaaatttaacggtattttactgtaaaattacattaaatgtactgttagatctattacagttattcaccgtatatagtatggaaactttctgtaaaccaatgAACTCTTTttcaccgtagcatttttacagtcttttaccattaaaatcagTAGTCATTTTTTACGGTGTAAGAgacgtctttcaaaaacattaaagatcTTGACCCCAAACTCTTGAACGGTTGTGTATGTTTTTCAAACGTCACAAATAATCACCAGGAAGTagttttagaaaacaaaaggtgattaaaagacacaaaaaaaggaaatgttTCCTCTTTAGCCGTCAACGCCAGGCATCCTGCAGTCTTTCTCTGTATTCATTTTTGTCAGTAAGTCCCACAAGAGAAAGATTAACCCAAAGCGACCTTGTGCTGTTATTTACTGCCACAGGAACCCTGATTTGATGCATGGGAGTGAGAGCTGTACGCAATACTGTGATAAATGCAGATGATCTGCTGCAGGCCATGCAGTGATCTATAATGTGCCATTAGATTTATAAAGTTTGGGAATCTGCATTAACTCTAATCAATTTAGTTGCATAAGACAGTCAAAAAGACCTTGTGTGACATGAGAGTGCGTTATGCTCTTTTTATTGTCCTCGGTTGTGTAATAGCAGGCTGGTGGATGATAAGCTATATCCTGAACCCGTCACCCCTCAAACAATGCTCTCCACTGCTgtaattgtaaagtgtttttccCAAGCCACCAAGAGTGATGACGGGTGAGACTGTTGGCCCGCCTTACCACCACTCCACCCCATCCTCTGTCCACCTTTATCAGTACAAAGCTGCAGTGTGTGTGCACAGAACACCTGAAACCTCGGACAAACAAAATGACCTCAGTGGAGTCAAAATCAGAGCTCTTTACTGTAGCCACAGGCGATGGAGGGGACAACCATCAGAATGCGCCTAAAAAGTCCTTCTTTGAGCACTACATTCAACCCTGCCTGGCAGAGATCCTCGGCTCCACTCTCTTCATGTTTGTGGGCTGTGTGTCGGTCATGGGTAACGTGGGCATCAGTGGGAGCATCCAGCCTGCCCTGGCACATGGACTAGCACTGGCGATAGTAATTGCGATTTTGGGAGAAATCAGGTAACTGTCTTATTTTCTGTGTGACAAATGACTTTAAAATAGagaatacaaatgaaaaataatatatttaaatatataaaactatgttgataatgtttatattatatgcttgttatatttacaatattttaaaaaagaatatcaagtatttaaattagttttcaTTGAGTAATGTAGCCAGAAATGTCATTATAAAGAAATTTTACATTGTACATGCATTAATATCTGATTACtatgcaaaataatatatttttattgatattattttataaacatgaataaattatcatttttttatttaaaacatttctttctttcttcatttcttCTTTCATGCATGATTTTCTTATGTCATCTTGTTTTCCAGTGGTGGTCACTTCAATCCAgccgtgtctgtgtgtgtttacctCATCGGAGGAATGGAACTCATACTCTTGGTGCCATACGTGCTCTCGCAAATGTTAGGTGGAGTGATTGCTGCCGGCCTTGCTAAAGTATATGTGCAAGCTTCTCTATCAATATTTCtgactgtgtttgtgtatttgtgccTTAGTGCTCAAACTACTGGAAGTATACGATCATTTACACTTTTGacaatacaatataaacattctcttttctttttctttaggCTGTCACTACAAATGAGGCATTTGGAAATGCAACTGGAGCAGCATTTAATGCCATTCAGTCCGCTCATGGCACTGGCTCTGCGACTATGGCAGAGATGATAATGACGCTCTTCTTGACCATGGTTGTGAGCATGGGCGCTGTAAACGGAAGGACCCGAAGTCATCTTGCTCCCTTCTGCATTGGACTCACTGTGACTGCAAATATTTTGGCTGGGTAGGAAACTAATATTTCACACAAAGGGACAAACAAATTATATAGCCTACTGTACAGAATACTGTGCCatactacattttaaaagaagaaaaaaaaatctagtctagtgttttgtgttaaatatttaacaataggAAAGAttggaaacattttatttaaacatctaTATCTACATCTATatctagggatgcaccgataccattttttaaggaccgagtacgagtaccaatactttttttctggtactcgccgataacgataccgatgcctatacatttataaaagttttccaagcacaacacagtgagactaatgaatgtaggacagcttctttattattactccaatgaaaaaagtaataattattaaaaacagacaaatatttaattaggctactctccctttaagaccgaatccaagtatgtaatatactgacacatatcctgttttcacccacctgtttgcgtccacttaagccataaccgactgtatttacatgagatactccacacgatggacattttgacaactatttgtgcatttgaccattcaggcgcaaggagaactgatcgcacgctgtctgagagaacagggatcgcgcgcaagaaggATAGAGagcgcgcttctggtctgtcattcagcgcgatttgCATGCAGTTCGCAGTGTGTCGGTtatcatcattaattttgaagtatttccagacccctgaggctgacattgtttctgctgctgccgccggtgtctctgtgcgcGGAAAATTTTGTCAGTTACATCACGTGAGGTATTGGTCTttggtatttttacgagtatgagtacaagtaggcctacatgagcttggtattgggccgataccgataggCCTACttgtatcggtatcggtgcatccctatctATATCTCAAGTCTCAAACTTTCATATAATactcctctctctttctctctctgaagTGAAAATGAAGTAGCCTAGTTTAGAAATCTATTAATACCTGAACTGTGTAGATTAGTGTCAAGTATACAACCAGTGCAAATACTGTTACTACTGCACTACTGTAACTCAACTGTTAAACAGGAACATGgatgttttaaatgttgtacGTTGTAATTCAAAATGCTAATCTAATCTAATACAAAACACATACAGGaaacattttaattcaaatcAGCAAATAAAACAGGGAAAAATAGAGAACAAATACAGTCTAACAACTctaaacatgttttgtttatgcttatAATGTTTACATGTTATATGTGTTTTTAGACTATGTTGTTAGATGATAGTATAAttctaaaattataattattatatttataattaatgattttactAATAATTGTTACATTATATTTGTCCATGCTATAAAACTTGACTAATTTGAAGCCTTATTGCTGAAAATGCTgtaatttgctttaaaaaatatatatataaatcaagaAATATTGATTGAGCAGACAGAGAGGATATACTACTACATTCtgccccaaaaaaaaaaaccctatataaatataataattatataatactaTTACTACTAATAATACTAGTATCCCTACCATTTAACAatcattaacattataaaaaataataataatctaattATTTACTAGATTTttcttggcttttttttttttgtgtgtgtactgcTGTCCCCTGACTCCCCTCAGGGTGGTGTTGATGTATGATAGTGATTTTACCCCGTCAACCCCGGTAGCTCATTTCTAATTGGTGAAACTGATGATGTTTTATCATATTCCGTTACAACACTTTTTGGTGTGCACAGACATCCGCGAGGGCAGGGGCgcgccccccccccccccccccccccccctcctgCACGCCACTGAGAACACTCTCCCCTAACTGTCATCATATGTTTCATGCGCTTTTATAAGCAGATGTTTGGCACAACCAaaactcattttctcacaaGTCGCTACACTTGTTTTAATGTGGGGAATGATTTGTCTTTAATGAACATGGCAACTAAACAAATAGGATGTCACAGGATATGTTACAGGAAACAAAGTCATCAAGAGCCTTAGAATAATAATGGCAAAAGGAAATATTAATTCCTAACACTAAAATGTGCTGATATGCTGTATTTAGGGTCATTTTTTGAGAAGCTCTAATTTAACTGTCTTACATGTCAAA from Ctenopharyngodon idella isolate HZGC_01 chromosome 12, HZGC01, whole genome shotgun sequence carries:
- the aqp8a.1 gene encoding aquaporin-8a.1 produces the protein MTSVESKSELFTVATGDGGDNHQNAPKKSFFEHYIQPCLAEILGSTLFMFVGCVSVMGNVGISGSIQPALAHGLALAIVIAILGEISGGHFNPAVSVCVYLIGGMELILLVPYVLSQMLGGVIAAGLAKAVTTNEAFGNATGAAFNAIQSAHGTGSATMAEMIMTLFLTMVVSMGAVNGRTRSHLAPFCIGLTVTANILAGGGISGACMNPARAFGPAIVSGHWTYHWVYWVGPLAGALVTVSIVRLIVGDKKIRVIFK